The following are from one region of the Ruficoccus sp. ZRK36 genome:
- a CDS encoding bifunctional 5,10-methylenetetrahydrofolate dehydrogenase/5,10-methenyltetrahydrofolate cyclohydrolase gives MELIDGNAISKQVLADVGKEVASLMGEPCVTFIRVGEDPASVSYVNKKQRVAGEVGIESRLCVLPESTTQEELFMLIDELNADPGVHGILVQAPLPSHMDERAVFNRVSPLKDVDGFNAANLGKLCQEDPTAFVACTPAGIIELLQRSGVQTKGKNVAVVGRSLIVGKPVALLLGMKAEMGDATVTMCHSRTQNLAEVTSQADIVVAAIGRANFITADMVKEGAVVIDVGINRVDDASRKRGYRLVGDVDFEAVAPKCSQITPVPGGVGPMTVAMLMKNTVKAFKLSQS, from the coding sequence ATGGAATTGATTGATGGTAACGCGATATCGAAACAGGTTTTGGCCGACGTCGGCAAGGAAGTCGCCTCCCTCATGGGCGAGCCCTGCGTGACCTTTATCCGTGTGGGCGAAGACCCCGCCTCGGTATCCTACGTCAACAAAAAGCAGCGCGTGGCCGGTGAAGTCGGCATCGAGAGCCGCCTGTGCGTCCTGCCCGAGAGCACGACGCAGGAGGAGCTGTTTATGCTCATCGACGAGCTCAACGCCGACCCCGGCGTCCACGGCATCCTCGTGCAGGCCCCCCTCCCGTCCCATATGGACGAGCGCGCCGTCTTTAACCGCGTCTCCCCGCTCAAGGACGTGGACGGCTTTAACGCCGCCAACCTCGGCAAGCTCTGCCAGGAGGACCCGACCGCCTTTGTCGCCTGCACCCCCGCCGGCATCATTGAGTTGCTCCAGCGCAGCGGCGTCCAGACCAAGGGCAAAAACGTGGCCGTCGTCGGTCGCAGCCTCATCGTGGGCAAGCCTGTTGCCCTGCTGCTCGGCATGAAAGCCGAGATGGGCGACGCCACCGTCACCATGTGCCACTCGCGCACGCAGAATCTGGCCGAAGTCACCTCGCAGGCGGACATCGTCGTCGCCGCGATTGGCCGGGCTAATTTCATCACCGCCGACATGGTCAAGGAAGGCGCTGTCGTCATCGACGTGGGCATCAACCGCGTGGACGATGCCAGCCGCAAGCGCGGATACCGCCTGGTCGGGGACGTGGACTTTGAGGCCGTAGCGCCCAAGTGCAGCCAGATCACCCCGGTCCCCGGCGGTGTCGGCCCCATGACCGTCGCCATGCTGATGAAAAACACGGTCAAGGCGTTCAAGCTGAGCCAGTCCTGA
- a CDS encoding RDD family protein encodes MPLPRRAGLGVRFLAFVMDFLLLFFISLFLLVKILLPQNHYEGMQEFTQAVDHYAAAVEEAQNAGEPTPTMPRFEENPAIIDMITYAWTVMALIYWLYFGLLEGFFKGTTLGKRTFGLRTMRLDTGQPPRFMESTVRGAIKALTLLFAIPLLWVNFLVCLFNRNRRTGHDFICRTVVIAE; translated from the coding sequence ATGCCGTTACCGCGGCGTGCCGGGCTGGGGGTGCGGTTTCTGGCCTTTGTCATGGATTTCCTGCTGCTGTTCTTCATCAGCCTGTTTCTGCTGGTAAAAATCCTGCTCCCTCAGAACCACTACGAGGGGATGCAGGAGTTTACACAGGCCGTCGATCACTACGCCGCCGCTGTCGAAGAGGCCCAAAACGCGGGCGAACCCACTCCGACCATGCCGCGTTTTGAGGAAAATCCGGCGATCATCGACATGATCACCTACGCCTGGACGGTGATGGCGCTTATCTACTGGCTCTATTTCGGGCTGCTGGAGGGCTTTTTCAAGGGCACGACCCTGGGCAAGCGTACCTTTGGGCTGCGAACGATGCGGCTCGATACCGGTCAACCTCCGCGCTTCATGGAAAGCACGGTGCGCGGTGCCATCAAGGCTCTCACCCTGCTCTTCGCCATCCCCCTGCTGTGGGTGAATTTCCTCGTTTGCCTGTTTAACCGCAACAGGCGGACCGGGCATGACTTCATCTGCCGCACGGTTGTGATCGCCGAATAA
- a CDS encoding hybrid sensor histidine kinase/response regulator — protein sequence MKPAKILVVDDQPINIKLLQRKLEREGYVVQTAYNGLECLEAVKSNPPDLILLDVMMPEMDGIEACQRLKENEDTKAIPIIFITAKSSKEGKLEGLSAGGVDYITKPIDLDETLARVKTQLRLQEIFRENMDLQMRLADSRKTAAIGAITQGIAHNLNNLLGVVVGYLDLLKNGFDSPDMVQRSVTLMDQAISRMVNIIRQLSTIATNERVALTPLNLQDILESSITRFKEESGVETTVTITNELPEEFTLTSNAEVVESIIGKLLINAWESYPKNEPDENREVWIETELVDIGDSQRLLIKVNDDGTGIPENIRDTIFEPFITSKTSVGRGLGLTMARHAIRNLRGDLDLQERPSGGTCAVVSYPISKTVPEQMAGRTIG from the coding sequence GTGAAGCCCGCTAAAATTCTCGTTGTCGACGATCAGCCCATCAACATCAAGCTACTTCAGCGTAAGCTTGAGCGGGAGGGCTATGTCGTGCAGACCGCCTATAACGGGCTGGAGTGCCTCGAAGCGGTCAAGAGCAACCCGCCTGACCTGATCCTGCTCGACGTCATGATGCCTGAGATGGACGGCATCGAAGCCTGCCAGCGTCTCAAGGAAAACGAGGACACCAAGGCCATTCCGATTATTTTCATCACCGCCAAGTCCTCCAAGGAGGGCAAGCTGGAGGGCCTCAGCGCCGGGGGCGTGGACTACATCACCAAGCCCATCGACCTGGACGAAACCCTCGCCCGCGTTAAGACACAACTGCGGCTGCAGGAGATTTTCCGTGAGAACATGGACCTCCAGATGCGTCTGGCCGACTCGCGCAAGACCGCAGCCATCGGCGCCATCACGCAGGGTATCGCCCACAACCTGAACAATTTGCTCGGGGTCGTCGTCGGCTACCTCGACCTGCTCAAGAACGGCTTTGACAGCCCGGACATGGTGCAGCGCAGCGTCACCCTGATGGATCAGGCCATCAGCCGCATGGTCAACATCATCCGGCAGCTGAGCACCATCGCCACCAACGAGCGCGTCGCCCTGACCCCGCTCAACCTGCAAGACATCCTGGAGAGCAGCATCACGCGCTTCAAGGAGGAGTCCGGCGTGGAGACCACTGTCACCATCACCAACGAACTGCCGGAGGAATTTACCCTCACCAGTAATGCCGAGGTGGTGGAGAGCATCATTGGCAAGCTGCTCATCAACGCCTGGGAGTCCTACCCGAAAAACGAGCCGGACGAAAACCGCGAGGTCTGGATCGAGACCGAACTGGTCGATATAGGCGATTCCCAGCGCCTGCTGATTAAAGTCAACGACGATGGAACGGGCATCCCCGAGAACATCCGTGACACTATTTTCGAACCGTTTATCACCTCCAAGACTTCCGTAGGCCGGGGGCTCGGGCTCACCATGGCCCGCCACGCGATCCGCAACCTGCGCGGAGATCTGGACCTACAAGAGCGCCCGAGCGGCGGCACCTGCGCCGTCGTCAGCTATCCGATCTCCAAGACCGTACCGGAGCAAATGGCCGGACGGACGATCGGTTAA
- the proC gene encoding pyrroline-5-carboxylate reductase, with amino-acid sequence MAKVVFLGAGRMASAIIGGLIRKQLYKPEELACTCGDDDTGPSLAQQTGIGFSRDLASLLPEADIMVLACKPQQFSALDTGLTALTEGKLVISILAGTTLERLGAKFPQCRNLVRAMPNTPGQIGAGATAFASRSTLSDADQSAVEGILGALGLTVSLPEEQLDAVTALSGSGPAYVFEFTKAMEEAGVSLGLDRTTAAMLAKQTVLGSALLMDASPEDPETLRNHVTSPGGTTQAALESFTGNNLRSVVTQALSAAQRRSVELSQL; translated from the coding sequence ATGGCAAAAGTGGTTTTCCTCGGCGCCGGCCGTATGGCTTCGGCTATCATCGGCGGCCTCATCCGCAAGCAGCTCTACAAGCCTGAAGAACTGGCCTGCACCTGCGGCGACGACGACACCGGGCCTTCCCTGGCCCAACAAACCGGGATCGGGTTCTCCCGCGACCTGGCCAGCCTGCTGCCGGAGGCGGACATCATGGTCCTCGCCTGCAAGCCGCAGCAGTTCAGCGCACTGGACACAGGGCTGACTGCGCTCACGGAGGGCAAGCTCGTGATCTCCATCCTCGCCGGTACCACGCTGGAGCGACTCGGGGCGAAGTTCCCGCAGTGCCGCAACCTCGTGCGCGCCATGCCCAACACCCCCGGCCAGATCGGCGCCGGTGCGACCGCATTTGCCTCACGCAGTACGCTCAGTGATGCGGACCAATCCGCCGTCGAGGGCATCCTCGGAGCACTCGGGCTGACCGTCTCCCTGCCCGAAGAACAACTCGACGCCGTGACCGCCCTCAGCGGCTCCGGCCCTGCCTACGTCTTTGAATTCACTAAAGCGATGGAGGAGGCCGGCGTTTCGCTCGGTCTTGACCGCACCACCGCTGCTATGCTGGCCAAGCAAACCGTGCTCGGCTCAGCCCTGCTCATGGACGCCTCCCCCGAGGACCCCGAGACCCTGCGCAACCATGTCACCTCACCCGGTGGCACGACCCAGGCCGCCCTCGAGTCATTCACCGGGAACAATCTGCGCTCTGTCGTGACCCAAGCCTTGAGCGCCGCCCAGCGCCGCTCAGTCGAACTCTCTCAGCTCTAA
- the rfaD gene encoding ADP-glyceromanno-heptose 6-epimerase yields the protein MSVLDKGRILVTGGAGFIGSSLIWALNKRGYDNILVSDFLGEDDKFKNLVPLRFADYVEADDLIDELEDFNDIRAIFHLGACSATTEKDCRYLVHNNYEYTKVLAEWALHKGCRFTYASSAATYGDGAQGMDDKDPELSRLRPLNMYGYSKHLFDLYAQRNGFLDQIIGVKYFNVFGPNEDHKDDMRSVVHKAFAQIRDTGSVSLFKSYHPDYADGEQKRDFLYVKDAVDMTLHLAENPKAGGLYNLGSGQANTWISLVTPIFEALDLPVKIEFIEMPEQLRGKYQYFTQADTAKLTEAGYAGCQWSLAEAVADYVKNYLTGDKRLDPATV from the coding sequence ATGTCTGTTCTTGATAAAGGCCGCATTCTCGTCACCGGCGGTGCCGGATTCATCGGTAGCTCCCTGATCTGGGCGCTGAACAAACGCGGCTACGACAACATCCTCGTCAGCGACTTCCTCGGTGAGGACGACAAGTTCAAGAATCTGGTCCCGCTGCGCTTCGCCGACTACGTCGAGGCCGACGACCTGATCGACGAGCTGGAGGACTTTAACGACATCCGCGCGATTTTCCATCTGGGAGCCTGCTCGGCCACGACCGAGAAAGACTGCCGCTACCTCGTCCACAACAACTACGAGTACACCAAGGTGCTCGCCGAGTGGGCCCTGCACAAGGGCTGCCGCTTCACCTACGCCTCCAGCGCCGCCACCTATGGCGACGGCGCCCAGGGCATGGACGACAAGGACCCCGAACTGTCCCGCCTGCGCCCACTGAATATGTACGGGTACTCCAAGCACCTCTTTGACCTGTACGCCCAGCGCAACGGCTTCCTCGACCAGATCATCGGTGTGAAGTATTTCAATGTCTTCGGCCCGAACGAAGACCACAAGGACGACATGCGCAGTGTCGTCCACAAGGCGTTCGCACAGATCCGGGATACCGGCAGCGTCAGCCTTTTCAAAAGCTACCATCCCGACTACGCCGATGGTGAGCAGAAGCGCGACTTCCTCTACGTGAAGGATGCGGTGGACATGACCCTCCACCTGGCCGAGAACCCGAAAGCCGGTGGACTCTACAACCTCGGCTCCGGGCAGGCTAACACCTGGATATCACTGGTCACCCCGATCTTCGAGGCCCTTGACCTGCCGGTAAAGATCGAGTTCATCGAGATGCCCGAGCAGCTGCGGGGCAAGTACCAGTACTTCACCCAGGCCGACACGGCCAAGCTAACCGAGGCTGGCTACGCAGGCTGCCAATGGTCGCTGGCGGAAGCTGTCGCTGACTACGTCAAAAATTATCTCACCGGGGACAAACGGCTCGACCCGGCCACCGTCTGA
- a CDS encoding ATP-binding protein, which produces MSEPSSLDPNAPENCSDEKLLILGKLSRGIAHDLKNLLAGVQGNTELALREFKNEKLARKALTNVMLAARSAHELTEQISAYSRHDNIPHKVLDLRETIASVERLLEGFVSPSVNLRISVPDSPACVVANPSQMQQLIMNLCQNALQAIGSKEGELCVTLGIDDTGANITLEVSDTGPGISAEILPRIFDPYFTTKELGLGTGLGLAVAQKIVQDSGGDIQAASIVGKRTTFSITLPHSDEAPEPEAPLPTPEDFPEDKKAILLVDDEPIMRGLGMDILHTLGYRVSVAENGSEALEMIKRHPDYFDVILSDSKMPEMSGPELAEQLYSIRPGLPFILVTAFNDASTEARLKELGVTEIVQKPFLIENLSRALSNALAQGKQSAS; this is translated from the coding sequence ATGAGCGAGCCTTCCAGTCTGGACCCGAACGCACCAGAGAACTGCAGCGATGAGAAACTACTCATCCTGGGGAAACTTTCCCGTGGCATCGCCCACGATTTGAAGAACCTTCTCGCGGGCGTACAGGGCAACACCGAGCTCGCTCTGCGTGAATTTAAAAACGAGAAGCTCGCCCGCAAGGCCCTGACGAATGTCATGCTCGCCGCGCGCAGCGCCCATGAGCTGACCGAGCAAATTTCCGCCTACAGCCGCCACGACAACATCCCCCATAAAGTCCTCGACCTACGCGAAACCATCGCCTCCGTCGAACGGCTGCTGGAGGGCTTTGTCAGTCCGTCTGTAAACTTGCGCATCTCCGTCCCAGATTCGCCCGCCTGTGTCGTGGCCAACCCGAGCCAGATGCAGCAGCTGATCATGAACCTCTGCCAGAACGCCCTACAGGCCATCGGCAGTAAAGAGGGAGAGTTGTGCGTGACTCTGGGCATCGATGACACAGGCGCGAACATCACGCTTGAAGTAAGCGACACCGGCCCCGGCATTTCCGCTGAAATCCTGCCGCGGATCTTCGACCCATACTTTACGACCAAGGAGCTCGGGCTCGGAACCGGGCTCGGGCTGGCCGTCGCCCAGAAGATCGTACAGGACAGCGGCGGCGACATCCAGGCGGCCAGCATCGTGGGTAAACGCACGACATTCTCCATCACACTACCGCACTCAGACGAGGCCCCCGAGCCTGAGGCTCCGCTCCCCACGCCGGAAGATTTTCCCGAGGACAAAAAGGCGATCCTCCTCGTCGACGACGAGCCCATCATGCGCGGACTGGGCATGGACATCCTCCACACCCTTGGCTACCGCGTGAGCGTGGCTGAGAACGGGTCTGAGGCTCTGGAGATGATCAAGCGCCACCCAGACTATTTCGACGTCATTCTGTCGGACTCGAAGATGCCGGAAATGTCCGGACCAGAGCTGGCCGAGCAGCTTTACTCGATCCGCCCGGGGCTCCCTTTCATCCTCGTAACGGCTTTCAATGACGCCAGCACCGAGGCACGCCTGAAAGAACTGGGCGTCACGGAGATTGTCCAGAAGCCCTTCCTGATCGAGAACCTTTCCCGGGCGCTGAGCAATGCGCTCGCCCAGGGGAAACAAAGCGCTAGCTAA
- a CDS encoding VanZ family protein: MAARSDNAPETSPAKAHSPRHHRARWLFPVGLALGISLLSGGTVPSGVVPGIFQIDKLIHVLVFGLLATAVYRALDPAMPPARRALWAIGLTIAFGLSDELHQGTNPNRTMDFADLLADMAGAIVATLVYQRWGLYRRLLEWRFLPAKKQS; the protein is encoded by the coding sequence ATGGCGGCTCGTTCCGATAACGCGCCGGAGACATCCCCGGCAAAGGCACACAGTCCACGCCATCATCGTGCCCGCTGGCTGTTTCCCGTCGGACTAGCTCTAGGCATATCCTTGCTTTCGGGCGGCACAGTTCCATCTGGCGTTGTCCCTGGCATCTTCCAGATCGACAAGCTTATCCATGTGCTGGTCTTTGGCCTGCTGGCCACCGCCGTGTACCGGGCACTCGATCCGGCCATGCCGCCAGCACGTCGTGCACTTTGGGCTATTGGCTTAACCATCGCCTTTGGGCTCTCGGATGAGCTCCACCAAGGCACGAATCCCAACCGCACCATGGACTTCGCCGACCTCCTGGCCGACATGGCAGGCGCCATCGTAGCGACGCTGGTTTACCAACGCTGGGGCCTGTACCGGCGTTTGCTGGAATGGCGTTTCCTGCCTGCAAAAAAGCAGAGCTAA
- the ligA gene encoding NAD-dependent DNA ligase LigA — MMDKSEASRRIPQLRETITRHDELYYRQGSLEIEDQQYDALKRELAELEAAYPELAEGPSPTERVGDDRTEGFAKVKHRERMMSLDNTYSEAELREFDARLLRIFPEGKLSYVVEPKIDGVAVCLTYENGKLVRAVTRGNGVEGDDVTANVREGVPNLPDRLAGDAPSLIEIRGELYMTHAEFQRINSEREEKQLPLFANPRNLTAGTIKQLAGVGGRRLEIVLYGLGACEPRTFARQSEFHDAVKAWKLPTLEKYWMAENIDEAWKRIEKLDTLRHDFTYETDGAVIKLDDFALQAEAGATAKSPRWAIAYKFAAEQAETLLEKIDVQIGRTGAVTPVAHLQPVQLAGTTVSRATLHNEDEIARKDIRPGDTVVVQKAGEIIPQVLRVVTDKRPADSQPFDFAAFLKQKNIEAERVPGQAFWRLKGRDDPALIRRKLKHFASKPCLDIENLGEAVVDQLVSRGLARTPADLYTLKVEDLLELDKFAQKSSENLVSAIDASRDKEVWRLVHALGIPNVGAQSAKDLIAHFHSLPALMRATGEELIEVDGIGEIVARSIHSFFKDEEQLELVNRLIEHGLRIEEEAPAAPAEDAPLSGKTVVLTGTLPSLSRSEATALIEKAGGKSSSSVSKKTDYVLAGDSAGSKLDKARKLGVTIIDESSFREMIGE, encoded by the coding sequence ATGATGGACAAGTCCGAGGCCTCCCGGCGCATCCCCCAGCTACGGGAAACGATCACCCGTCACGACGAGCTATACTACCGCCAGGGCAGCCTCGAAATCGAGGACCAGCAGTACGACGCGCTCAAGCGTGAACTGGCCGAGCTGGAGGCCGCCTACCCCGAGCTGGCCGAAGGCCCCTCCCCCACTGAGCGCGTCGGCGATGACCGCACCGAGGGCTTTGCCAAGGTCAAGCATCGCGAGCGCATGATGTCGCTCGACAACACCTATAGCGAAGCCGAGCTGCGGGAGTTCGACGCACGCCTGCTTCGGATTTTCCCCGAAGGCAAGCTCTCCTACGTCGTTGAGCCCAAGATCGACGGCGTGGCCGTCTGCCTGACCTACGAAAACGGCAAGCTCGTGCGGGCCGTCACCCGGGGCAACGGCGTCGAGGGCGACGACGTGACCGCTAATGTCCGTGAAGGTGTTCCTAACCTGCCGGACAGGCTGGCAGGGGATGCCCCCAGCTTGATCGAGATTCGCGGCGAGCTTTACATGACCCATGCCGAATTCCAGCGCATCAACTCCGAGCGCGAGGAGAAGCAACTCCCCCTCTTTGCCAACCCCCGCAACCTGACCGCCGGTACGATCAAGCAACTGGCCGGTGTCGGCGGGCGACGGCTGGAGATTGTCCTCTACGGGTTGGGGGCATGCGAGCCACGGACATTTGCCAGACAAAGTGAATTCCACGACGCGGTCAAAGCCTGGAAGCTGCCCACCCTGGAAAAGTACTGGATGGCTGAGAATATCGACGAAGCCTGGAAACGTATCGAAAAACTCGATACACTCCGCCACGACTTCACCTATGAAACGGATGGAGCCGTGATCAAGCTCGACGATTTTGCCCTGCAGGCCGAGGCCGGCGCTACCGCGAAATCCCCCCGCTGGGCGATCGCGTATAAGTTTGCGGCCGAGCAGGCCGAGACACTGCTGGAGAAGATCGATGTGCAGATCGGCCGTACCGGCGCCGTCACCCCGGTCGCGCACTTGCAGCCCGTGCAGCTCGCCGGAACCACCGTCTCCCGCGCCACCCTGCACAATGAGGACGAAATCGCCCGCAAGGACATCCGCCCCGGCGACACCGTCGTCGTGCAGAAAGCCGGGGAGATCATCCCGCAGGTACTGCGCGTCGTGACTGATAAGCGCCCCGCGGACAGCCAGCCCTTTGACTTCGCGGCGTTCCTGAAACAGAAGAATATCGAGGCCGAGCGCGTGCCGGGGCAGGCATTCTGGCGGCTCAAGGGCCGAGACGACCCGGCACTCATCCGGCGCAAGCTCAAGCACTTTGCCAGCAAGCCCTGTCTCGACATCGAAAACCTCGGCGAGGCCGTGGTGGATCAGCTCGTCAGCCGTGGGCTCGCGCGCACGCCTGCGGACCTCTACACGCTCAAGGTCGAGGACCTCCTGGAGCTGGATAAGTTTGCACAAAAGTCTTCGGAGAATCTCGTCAGTGCCATCGATGCCAGCCGCGACAAAGAAGTCTGGCGGCTCGTGCACGCACTGGGCATCCCCAATGTCGGAGCCCAGTCGGCCAAGGACCTCATCGCCCACTTCCACAGCCTGCCCGCGCTCATGCGCGCCACCGGGGAAGAGCTGATCGAGGTGGACGGCATCGGGGAGATTGTCGCCCGGAGCATTCACAGTTTTTTCAAGGACGAGGAACAGCTCGAACTGGTTAACCGCCTGATCGAGCACGGCCTGCGTATCGAAGAGGAGGCACCTGCCGCCCCGGCGGAGGACGCGCCCCTCTCGGGTAAGACTGTCGTCCTGACCGGTACGTTGCCCTCACTCAGCCGTAGCGAGGCCACCGCCCTGATCGAGAAAGCCGGAGGCAAGTCCAGCTCCAGCGTCAGCAAGAAGACCGACTACGTGCTGGCCGGTGACTCCGCCGGGAGCAAGCTCGACAAGGCCCGCAAGCTGGGCGTAACGATCATTGACGAATCCTCATTCCGTGAGATGATCGGAGAATAA
- a CDS encoding DUF975 family protein, translated as MWYYALSNQQHGPVSEADMDRLIAQRIITAQTLVWREGMSDWLPAGQTELASRLPLSMNSGQGLPPMVSHSRSRADSSAVPPTQLEIPAHATARQLMGMASDLMSGRWGLGIGFCLIYGLIEIGVNMIPYIGSLANLLLCGVLMVGSLRFWLTYTRGGEAKIDQLFSAFPLFWKTLLAYLLYAAIFMCVLFLSAIPGGILLGIGIPMETSGGGDLGPLTIAGSVVLVLGLIIAVTIVSLMLSQVFYILADDPDAQIFESFKRSHALMIGNKWRLFRLQLIFMLLALGCLFTLMIGYLWLVPYMHCTLTCFYESLLKEEAESEAAPA; from the coding sequence ATGTGGTACTACGCGCTCTCCAACCAACAGCACGGCCCCGTGAGCGAGGCCGACATGGACCGCCTCATCGCCCAGCGCATCATCACCGCACAGACACTGGTCTGGCGCGAAGGGATGAGCGACTGGCTGCCCGCCGGACAAACCGAGCTGGCCTCACGCCTGCCTTTATCCATGAATTCAGGTCAGGGGCTACCGCCCATGGTCAGCCACTCCCGCTCGCGCGCGGATAGCTCGGCCGTCCCACCAACCCAGCTGGAGATACCCGCCCACGCCACGGCCCGCCAGCTCATGGGCATGGCCAGTGATCTGATGAGCGGGCGCTGGGGCCTCGGCATCGGCTTTTGCCTGATCTACGGACTGATCGAAATCGGGGTGAACATGATCCCGTATATCGGCAGCCTCGCTAACCTGCTCCTCTGTGGCGTCCTGATGGTCGGATCGCTGCGCTTCTGGCTCACCTATACCCGTGGTGGCGAGGCCAAGATCGACCAGCTTTTCTCCGCCTTCCCCCTCTTCTGGAAGACCCTGCTCGCCTATCTTCTGTACGCGGCCATATTTATGTGTGTGCTGTTCCTCTCGGCGATTCCGGGGGGGATTTTACTCGGGATTGGAATCCCCATGGAGACAAGCGGGGGTGGAGACCTCGGCCCACTTACGATTGCCGGCAGCGTTGTCCTGGTTCTGGGACTGATCATCGCCGTCACCATCGTCAGCCTGATGCTTTCCCAGGTTTTTTATATCCTGGCAGACGATCCAGATGCGCAGATCTTTGAGAGCTTTAAGCGCAGCCATGCGCTCATGATCGGGAACAAATGGCGGCTGTTCCGACTGCAGTTGATCTTTATGCTGCTGGCGCTGGGCTGCCTCTTCACACTGATGATCGGCTATCTCTGGCTAGTGCCATACATGCACTGCACGCTGACCTGCTTCTACGAATCCCTGCTCAAAGAAGAGGCCGAGAGCGAAGCGGCTCCGGCCTAA
- a CDS encoding MFS transporter, which yields MPRPTAPAAPPESSRWLAWLVWAAAGGFVLYQFVLQASTTVMQADLIRSFHIDEVGFGVISAEFYTTYLLLQMPAGVIVARFGPRRVMAAGLLLCALASLLFGLAPTRGVAEAARILMGVGAAPAVVSTLILGARWFPPEKFALIAGLTEMLGMVGGAVGQEVLGATVHHMGWRASMVGGAAMGLALAAFAWIMVRDRPQTTPHPQPEEPRPRLGEALASLGPLLTNRALWINGLVTGLLFAIITAFGLGWGVPFLELRLDASLPTASFACSLLFWGSALGLPAAGWLEHRIGTRKPIVWISGLISLGLTCALFYLPGLGITSGCVLIFVLGVTLSGYVMGFAATPDLVKPSQHGPAMAFTNMMALLIGGWFMQPLIGWLLVRKSGQPAEEAYGKTLDLATYQEGLTLLPLGMAAALVLLAFLPETGRRRRTTA from the coding sequence ATGCCACGCCCCACCGCACCCGCTGCCCCGCCCGAGTCGTCACGGTGGCTGGCATGGCTGGTGTGGGCCGCGGCCGGTGGGTTTGTCCTATATCAATTCGTTTTGCAGGCATCCACGACGGTGATGCAGGCGGATCTGATCCGGAGCTTTCACATCGACGAGGTGGGCTTTGGGGTCATCTCGGCGGAATTTTATACCACCTACCTGCTGCTGCAGATGCCCGCCGGGGTGATCGTGGCCCGCTTCGGACCACGGCGGGTAATGGCTGCCGGACTCCTGCTGTGCGCGCTGGCGTCGCTTTTGTTCGGGCTCGCTCCCACACGCGGCGTAGCGGAGGCTGCCCGTATCCTGATGGGGGTCGGTGCCGCACCCGCGGTCGTCAGCACGTTGATCCTGGGTGCGCGGTGGTTTCCGCCGGAAAAGTTCGCGCTCATCGCCGGTCTCACGGAGATGCTCGGGATGGTCGGCGGAGCCGTGGGGCAGGAAGTGCTGGGCGCCACCGTCCACCATATGGGCTGGCGGGCATCAATGGTCGGAGGTGCTGCCATGGGCCTGGCGCTGGCGGCGTTTGCCTGGATCATGGTGCGTGACCGCCCCCAAACGACTCCCCACCCGCAACCCGAGGAGCCGCGCCCACGGCTGGGCGAAGCCCTGGCCAGCCTCGGCCCCCTGCTCACCAACCGGGCGCTATGGATCAACGGTCTGGTCACCGGGCTGCTGTTCGCGATCATAACAGCCTTCGGGCTCGGCTGGGGCGTACCCTTTTTAGAGCTGCGCCTCGACGCCAGCCTACCCACGGCCTCCTTTGCCTGCTCCCTGCTCTTCTGGGGAAGCGCACTCGGCCTGCCCGCCGCCGGTTGGCTGGAGCACCGGATCGGCACCCGCAAGCCCATCGTCTGGATCAGCGGTCTGATCTCGCTCGGGCTGACCTGCGCACTGTTTTACCTGCCGGGGCTCGGCATCACCTCGGGGTGCGTGCTGATCTTTGTCCTCGGCGTCACCCTCTCCGGCTACGTGATGGGGTTTGCGGCGACGCCCGACCTCGTTAAGCCCAGTCAGCACGGCCCGGCCATGGCCTTTACAAACATGATGGCCCTGCTCATCGGCGGATGGTTCATGCAGCCGCTGATCGGGTGGCTACTGGTGCGCAAAAGCGGACAGCCCGCCGAAGAGGCCTACGGCAAGACGCTCGATCTGGCCACGTATCAAGAGGGGCTGACTCTGCTCCCGCTCGGGATGGCAGCCGCACTGGTGCTTTTAGCATTTCTACCGGAGACCGGCAGGCGCCGCAGGACAACAGCCTAG